A genomic region of Bubalus kerabau isolate K-KA32 ecotype Philippines breed swamp buffalo chromosome 10, PCC_UOA_SB_1v2, whole genome shotgun sequence contains the following coding sequences:
- the LOC129621251 gene encoding small ubiquitin-related modifier 1-like — MSDQEAKPSTEDLGDKKEGEYIKLKVIGQDSSEIHFKVKMTTHLKKLKKSYCQRQGVPMDSLRFLFEGQRIADNHTPKELGMEEEDVIEVYQEQTGGHSKV; from the coding sequence ATGTCTGACCAGGAAGCAAAACCTTCAACCGAGGACTTGGGGGATAAGAAGGAAGGAGAGTATATTAAACTCAAAGTCATTGGACAGGATAGCAGTGAGATTCACTTCAAAGTGAAAATGACGACACATCTCAAGAAACTCAAAAAATCATACTGTCAAAGACAGGGAGTTCCCATGGATTCACTCAGGTTTCTCTTTGAAGGTCAGAGAATTGCTGATAATCACACTCCAAAAGAACTGGGAATGGAGGAAGAAGATGTGATTGAAGTTTATCAGGAACAAACAGGGGGTCATTCAAAGGTTtag